One window of the Allosaccharopolyspora coralli genome contains the following:
- a CDS encoding hotdog family protein: protein MTAGLGRTRTANEVRIGDALPEERIEVTPTFVVSTAIATRDFQDVHHDRDLANAKGSKDIFVNILTSTGIVQRYVTDWVGPEALVRGVSVKLGVPCYAYETLTLFGQVLDTEETGDEVRHVIEVLGRNSLGEHVRASVRVVLPGGHA, encoded by the coding sequence ATGACCGCAGGGCTCGGCCGGACACGCACGGCGAACGAGGTGCGAATCGGTGATGCGCTTCCGGAGGAGCGGATCGAGGTGACGCCGACGTTCGTGGTGAGCACCGCGATCGCGACCCGTGACTTCCAGGACGTGCATCACGATCGTGATCTCGCGAACGCCAAGGGGTCGAAGGACATCTTCGTCAACATCCTGACCTCGACGGGGATCGTGCAGCGGTACGTCACCGACTGGGTGGGACCGGAGGCGTTGGTACGCGGGGTGTCGGTGAAGCTCGGCGTCCCGTGCTATGCCTACGAGACTCTGACTCTGTTCGGTCAGGTACTCGACACCGAGGAAACCGGCGACGAGGTCCGCCATGTCATCGAGGTCTTGGGACGCAACAGTCTGGGCGAACACGTGCGAGCCTCCGTGCGGGTCGTTCTGCCGGGAGGGCACGCATGA
- a CDS encoding MaoC/PaaZ C-terminal domain-containing protein, with protein sequence MPIDPDQAIGAVLPTQEFGWSSSDVLLYHLAVGAGADSVDPRELRYVTESDLQVLPTFAIVAPNFHRSDPPEVSFPGVEIDLANVLHGSQEIEVHRPLPTDGKATARTHIADVQDKGTAAVIVQETVTSDLDGTPLCTTRSSIFARGEGGFGGNRGSSPRFERPARTPEVVLDSPTLPQQALLYRLCGDRNPLHSDPAFAEAAGFPRPILHGLCTYGMVGKAIVDELAGADVTRLRSYGVRFAGVVFPGETVRTELWREGHEWVGVSSVPAREDAPVLSDIRVTTDD encoded by the coding sequence GTGCCGATCGATCCGGACCAGGCCATCGGTGCCGTCCTGCCCACGCAGGAGTTCGGTTGGAGCTCTTCCGACGTCCTGCTCTACCACCTCGCGGTGGGTGCGGGAGCCGATTCCGTCGACCCGCGTGAACTGCGCTACGTGACCGAGAGCGACCTGCAGGTGTTGCCGACCTTCGCGATCGTCGCTCCGAACTTTCACAGGTCCGACCCTCCGGAGGTTTCCTTTCCCGGGGTCGAGATCGACCTCGCGAACGTCCTGCACGGTAGCCAAGAGATCGAGGTGCACCGTCCACTCCCAACCGACGGTAAAGCGACCGCCCGGACACACATCGCCGACGTGCAGGACAAGGGAACAGCGGCAGTGATCGTCCAGGAGACCGTCACCTCCGACTTGGACGGAACTCCGCTGTGCACGACGCGGTCGAGCATCTTCGCACGCGGGGAGGGAGGATTCGGCGGAAACCGAGGGTCTTCTCCACGTTTCGAACGCCCCGCGCGGACACCGGAGGTCGTGCTCGACTCCCCCACGTTGCCTCAGCAAGCGCTGCTCTACCGACTGTGCGGTGATCGCAACCCGCTGCACTCGGACCCCGCTTTCGCCGAAGCCGCGGGATTCCCGCGACCGATTCTGCACGGGTTGTGCACCTACGGCATGGTCGGCAAGGCGATCGTCGACGAGCTCGCGGGCGCAGACGTCACCCGGTTGCGTTCGTACGGCGTCCGGTTCGCCGGCGTCGTGTTCCCCGGCGAGACCGTCCGCACCGAGTTGTGGCGCGAGGGTCACGAGTGGGTCGGCGTCTCGTCCGTTCCCGCGCGCGAGGACGCTCCCGTCCTCAGCGACATCCGCGTCACCACCGACGACTGA
- a CDS encoding Rieske 2Fe-2S domain-containing protein gives MTQVSSNGHDEVRIIDVGTPPTRFARGWHCLGLSEQFKDGTPHAVHAFGTKLVVFQSSDGALNVLDGYCRHMGGDLTQGTVKGEAVACPFHDWRWGGNGRCVQIPYTKRVPMRARTKSWTTMERNKQLFVWNDPEGNPPPEDVTIPELPEVDSDEWSNWTWDSVVIEGSHCREIIDNVVDMAHFFYIHYAFPTYFKNVFEGHVATQYLNTKGRPDIGGTQSNYGGDENLGRSEASYYGPSYMIDWLENEYKGMNIETILINCHYPISENSFVLQWGVLAKKLPGLTDEQADKMAAKIAKNTGVGFLQDVEIWKNKTRIDNPLLCEDDGPVYQLRRWYEQFYVDVDDVAEDMTARFEFEVDTTRANEAWEQEVADNLARKQTAAQAGEA, from the coding sequence ATGACGCAGGTTTCCAGCAACGGCCACGACGAGGTCCGCATCATCGACGTCGGCACTCCACCCACGCGGTTCGCGCGCGGTTGGCACTGCCTGGGACTCTCCGAGCAGTTCAAGGACGGCACACCGCACGCCGTACACGCGTTCGGAACCAAACTCGTCGTGTTCCAGAGCTCGGACGGCGCCCTCAACGTCCTCGACGGCTATTGCCGGCACATGGGAGGCGATCTGACCCAAGGCACCGTCAAGGGTGAGGCCGTGGCCTGTCCGTTCCACGACTGGCGATGGGGCGGCAACGGCCGCTGCGTCCAGATCCCGTACACCAAACGCGTGCCGATGCGCGCGCGAACCAAGTCGTGGACCACGATGGAACGGAACAAGCAGCTCTTCGTCTGGAACGACCCGGAAGGAAACCCGCCGCCGGAGGACGTCACCATTCCCGAGCTGCCCGAGGTCGACTCCGACGAGTGGAGCAACTGGACCTGGGACTCGGTGGTCATCGAGGGCTCGCACTGTCGGGAGATCATCGACAACGTCGTGGACATGGCGCACTTCTTCTACATCCACTACGCGTTCCCGACGTACTTCAAGAACGTGTTCGAAGGCCACGTCGCCACCCAGTACCTCAACACCAAGGGGCGCCCGGACATCGGCGGAACCCAGTCCAACTACGGCGGCGACGAGAACCTCGGTCGTTCGGAGGCGTCGTACTACGGGCCGTCGTACATGATCGACTGGCTGGAGAACGAGTACAAGGGGATGAACATCGAGACCATCCTCATCAACTGCCACTACCCGATCTCCGAGAACTCGTTCGTCCTGCAGTGGGGCGTGCTCGCCAAGAAGCTTCCCGGCCTCACCGACGAGCAGGCCGACAAAATGGCGGCGAAGATCGCCAAGAACACCGGCGTCGGGTTCCTGCAGGACGTCGAGATCTGGAAGAACAAGACCCGCATCGACAATCCGCTGCTGTGCGAGGACGACGGTCCGGTCTATCAGTTGCGCCGCTGGTACGAGCAGTTTTACGTGGACGTCGATGACGTGGCCGAGGACATGACTGCGCGGTTCGAGTTCGAGGTCGACACCACCCGCGCCAACGAGGCGTGGGAACAGGAGGTCGCCGACAACCTCGCGCGCAAGCAGACGGCGGCTCAGGCCGGGGAGGCCTGA
- a CDS encoding acetaldehyde dehydrogenase (acetylating) yields the protein MSGTVTAAIVGSGNIGTDLLYKLVRSGIEPRWMIGVDPDSEGLRRAEQLGVRTSAGGVDWMLAQDDLPDLVFEATSAAVHRKNAPRYVEAGIRAIDLTPASVGPYVVPPVNLGAHQDASNVNLITCGGQATIPMVHAVSRVVDVSYAEIVASVASVSAGPGTRANIDEFTRTTAGGIETIGGASRGKAIIVLNPADPPMIMRDTIFCAIPDGADVDAISESVTRMAEDIASYVPGYRLLADPQFDEASEATGGLARVAVFVEVEGAGDFLPPYSGNLDIMTAAAVKVGEELVTSPLGATGAKETVA from the coding sequence ATGAGCGGGACAGTGACGGCGGCGATCGTCGGCTCGGGCAACATCGGGACGGACCTGCTCTACAAGCTGGTGCGCTCCGGTATCGAGCCCCGATGGATGATCGGCGTGGATCCGGACAGCGAAGGCCTCAGGCGGGCCGAACAGCTCGGGGTGCGGACCAGTGCCGGGGGAGTGGACTGGATGCTCGCCCAAGACGATCTGCCGGATCTCGTGTTCGAAGCGACCTCGGCGGCGGTACACCGGAAGAACGCTCCCCGCTACGTCGAGGCGGGCATTCGCGCGATCGACCTCACTCCGGCCTCGGTAGGCCCGTACGTGGTGCCTCCGGTGAACCTCGGGGCCCACCAGGACGCGTCGAACGTCAACCTCATCACCTGTGGTGGGCAGGCCACCATTCCGATGGTGCACGCCGTGTCGAGAGTCGTGGACGTGAGTTACGCGGAGATCGTCGCGTCGGTGGCCTCGGTCTCGGCCGGTCCGGGCACGCGGGCCAACATCGACGAGTTCACCCGCACCACCGCAGGCGGAATCGAGACCATCGGCGGTGCGAGCCGCGGCAAGGCGATCATCGTGCTCAATCCAGCAGACCCTCCAATGATCATGCGGGACACGATCTTCTGTGCGATTCCCGACGGTGCGGACGTCGACGCGATCAGTGAGTCCGTGACCCGGATGGCCGAGGACATCGCCTCGTACGTCCCCGGCTACCGGCTGCTCGCGGACCCGCAGTTCGACGAGGCATCGGAGGCCACCGGCGGCCTCGCACGGGTCGCCGTGTTCGTGGAGGTCGAGGGCGCCGGTGACTTCCTGCCGCCGTACTCGGGAAATCTCGACATCATGACGGCCGCCGCGGTCAAGGTCGGCGAGGAGCTGGTCACGAGTCCGCTCGGGGCCACGGGTGCGAAGGAGACGGTGGCGTGA
- a CDS encoding lipid-transfer protein, which yields MNSASSVASIAGIGATEFSKESGRSELQLAAEATRTALDDAGLDPSDVDGLVTFTMDTNSEVALARELGIPELSFFSRIGYGGGAACATVQQAVMAVATGMAEVVVCYRAFNERSGHRFGQVATAAASAGTSSGLDNSWSYPMGLGTPGAQVAMFAQRYMHEYGATSEDFGRVAVADRKHAATNPNAWFYQRPITLAEHQESRWITEPLHLLDCCQESDGGVALVVTSTERARDLPHPPAVIAAAAQGSGPDQFTMTSYYRDSLSGLPEMGVVGRQLWEQSGLAPQDMHMGVLYDHFTPFVLVQLEELGFCGRGEAKEFIADGAIELGGRFPLNTHGGQLGEAYIHGMNGIAEGVRQLRGTSVNQVADADKLVVTAGTGVPTSGLVLTAS from the coding sequence ATGAACAGCGCATCGTCGGTCGCGTCCATCGCCGGAATCGGAGCGACCGAGTTCTCCAAGGAGTCGGGGCGCAGTGAGTTGCAGCTCGCGGCCGAGGCGACCCGTACCGCACTCGACGACGCGGGACTGGATCCATCCGATGTGGACGGACTGGTCACCTTCACGATGGACACCAACAGTGAGGTGGCCCTCGCGCGGGAACTCGGGATACCGGAACTCAGTTTCTTCAGCCGGATCGGCTACGGCGGAGGCGCCGCGTGCGCGACCGTGCAGCAGGCCGTGATGGCCGTCGCGACGGGGATGGCCGAGGTCGTGGTGTGCTATCGGGCATTCAATGAGCGTTCCGGGCACCGGTTCGGTCAGGTGGCGACCGCCGCGGCGTCGGCAGGCACGTCGTCGGGACTGGACAACAGCTGGAGCTATCCGATGGGTCTGGGCACCCCGGGTGCACAGGTCGCCATGTTCGCCCAGCGGTACATGCACGAGTACGGCGCGACGAGCGAGGACTTCGGGCGGGTCGCGGTGGCCGATCGCAAACACGCGGCGACGAACCCGAACGCCTGGTTCTACCAGCGTCCCATCACGCTCGCCGAGCATCAGGAATCGCGGTGGATCACCGAGCCGCTGCACTTGCTGGACTGTTGCCAGGAAAGTGACGGTGGCGTGGCGCTCGTGGTCACCAGTACCGAACGGGCGCGCGACCTACCGCACCCTCCCGCGGTGATCGCCGCCGCGGCCCAAGGGAGCGGTCCGGACCAGTTCACCATGACCAGTTACTACCGTGACTCGCTCAGCGGGCTTCCGGAGATGGGTGTGGTGGGCCGACAGCTGTGGGAGCAGTCCGGGCTGGCACCGCAGGACATGCACATGGGCGTGCTCTACGACCACTTCACGCCGTTCGTGCTGGTGCAACTGGAGGAACTCGGCTTCTGCGGCCGGGGCGAGGCAAAGGAGTTCATCGCCGACGGTGCGATCGAACTCGGTGGCCGGTTCCCGCTCAACACGCACGGTGGTCAGCTCGGCGAGGCCTACATCCACGGTATGAACGGGATCGCCGAGGGCGTCCGGCAGCTTCGGGGCACCTCGGTGAACCAGGTCGCCGACGCAGACAAGTTGGTCGTCACCGCGGGTACCGGTGTCCCCACCAGCGGCCTGGTGCTCACCGCCTCGTGA
- a CDS encoding 2-keto-4-pentenoate hydratase, whose amino-acid sequence MLTSDQRTALADRLRTAERDRVPIPPLIEQFPELTPEDAYEIQLVNIRRRLADVDVVGHKVGLSSRVMQQMMGVDEPDYGHLLSDMRLSEHEPVRTSRYLVPRVEVEVGFVLGADLPGDDCTEADVLACTEALVPAIELIDSRIADWKISIGDTIADNASSAGFVLGAPRTRPSELDVRAIEATLWQDDDRVAQGRSDAVLGDPTTAVAWLARKVAGYGVRLRAGNVVLPGSCTKAFDAVSGSCFRADFTTEDGPWGSVSLTFTQEGTDSGHDSATPGTDSGVSGAITGGTGGGR is encoded by the coding sequence GTGCTCACAAGTGATCAACGCACCGCCCTGGCAGACCGGCTGCGGACGGCGGAACGAGATCGGGTGCCGATTCCGCCGCTCATCGAGCAGTTCCCGGAATTGACACCCGAGGACGCCTACGAGATCCAACTCGTGAACATCCGGCGCCGCCTCGCGGACGTCGACGTCGTCGGGCACAAAGTCGGCCTGTCGTCGCGCGTGATGCAGCAGATGATGGGTGTCGACGAGCCGGACTACGGGCATCTGCTCTCCGACATGCGGTTGAGCGAGCACGAACCCGTTCGCACGTCCCGCTATCTGGTTCCTCGTGTGGAGGTCGAGGTGGGCTTCGTACTCGGAGCCGACCTGCCGGGAGACGACTGCACCGAAGCCGACGTGCTGGCGTGCACGGAGGCGCTCGTGCCCGCGATCGAACTCATCGACAGCCGCATCGCGGACTGGAAGATCAGCATCGGCGACACGATCGCGGACAACGCGTCGTCGGCGGGTTTCGTGCTCGGTGCCCCTCGTACACGACCGTCGGAGCTCGACGTCCGAGCGATCGAGGCCACGTTGTGGCAGGACGACGACCGTGTCGCGCAAGGGCGCTCCGACGCCGTACTGGGCGATCCGACCACGGCCGTGGCGTGGCTCGCGCGAAAGGTCGCCGGGTACGGCGTACGGCTCCGCGCAGGCAACGTCGTCCTGCCGGGCTCGTGCACCAAGGCGTTCGACGCCGTCTCGGGATCCTGCTTCCGCGCCGATTTCACCACCGAGGACGGACCTTGGGGTTCCGTGTCGCTGACATTCACGCAGGAGGGCACGGACTCCGGACACGACAGTGCAACCCCCGGAACGGACAGCGGAGTTTCCGGAGCGATCACCGGGGGAACGGGAGGTGGACGATGA
- a CDS encoding ferredoxin--NADP reductase produces the protein MSEPQLPDTGARTLEVTRVVVETHDAVSLVFAVPHDDPDRFRYRPGQFLTLRVPSEHTGSVARCYSLSSSPHHDTELKVTVKRVTDGYGSNWLCDNIVPGSTVEVLPPAGVFTPHSWDEDLLLVAGGSGITPVVSILKSALAEGTGRIVVVYANRDEKSVIFAEELRRWTEQYPDRVTVVHWLESVQGLPSETTLRTLFAPYRQFHAFVCGPEAFMDASSAALKSLGLPRERRQVERFLSLEQNPFDHDAADEAATDSPDAGEATVHVDLDGEQRQLAWPRNKRLLDLLLEQGMDAPFSCRQGACSACACRVDKGDVTMVTNAILEQEDLDEGIVLACQSLPVTDEVHVSYE, from the coding sequence ATGAGCGAACCGCAGCTTCCCGACACCGGTGCTCGGACGCTGGAGGTGACCCGCGTCGTGGTCGAGACGCACGACGCGGTGTCGCTGGTGTTCGCCGTACCTCACGACGATCCGGACCGATTCCGGTATCGGCCCGGTCAGTTCCTCACGCTGCGGGTGCCGAGCGAACACACCGGTTCGGTCGCACGCTGCTACTCGCTGAGCAGCTCACCACACCACGACACGGAGCTGAAGGTGACGGTCAAACGCGTCACCGACGGCTACGGCTCCAACTGGTTGTGCGACAACATCGTGCCAGGGTCCACAGTGGAGGTGCTTCCGCCCGCTGGGGTCTTCACTCCGCACTCCTGGGACGAGGATCTGTTGCTAGTCGCGGGCGGGAGCGGGATCACCCCCGTCGTGTCGATCCTCAAGTCCGCCTTGGCCGAAGGCACCGGCCGGATCGTCGTCGTGTATGCCAACCGGGACGAGAAGTCCGTGATCTTCGCCGAGGAACTGCGCCGGTGGACCGAGCAGTACCCAGACCGGGTCACCGTCGTCCATTGGCTGGAGAGCGTGCAGGGATTGCCGTCCGAGACGACGCTGCGCACGCTGTTCGCGCCGTACCGGCAGTTCCACGCGTTCGTCTGCGGTCCCGAAGCGTTCATGGACGCCTCCTCGGCCGCGCTCAAAAGCCTGGGGCTGCCACGGGAACGGCGTCAGGTGGAACGCTTCCTGTCGTTGGAACAGAACCCGTTCGACCACGACGCCGCGGACGAGGCGGCTACCGACTCACCCGACGCGGGCGAAGCGACGGTGCACGTCGACCTCGACGGCGAACAGCGTCAGCTCGCCTGGCCGCGAAACAAGCGGCTGCTGGACCTCCTGCTGGAACAAGGCATGGACGCGCCGTTCTCGTGCCGCCAGGGAGCGTGCAGCGCCTGCGCGTGCCGCGTCGACAAGGGTGACGTGACGATGGTGACCAACGCGATCCTGGAACAGGAAGACCTCGACGAGGGCATCGTGCTGGCCTGCCAGTCGCTGCCCGTCACCGACGAAGTCCATGTCAGCTACGAATGA
- the kstD gene encoding 3-oxosteroid 1-dehydrogenase produces MTTPAHPQTGGDLGETAFDVVIVGSGAAGMTAGLTAARHGLRAVVVEKASRFGGSTARSGGGVWIPNNEVLRRDGVDDSAQDARTYLAHIVGDTVADDRRQAFLDHGPRMLSHVLRASPLRLRWVPDYSDYYPEAPGGRGGGRSVEPGVLDGRVLGAHLGELERDYVRSPRNLVITQADFRKLNLLMRRPTSVLRALRVGLRWAWGNITGRRLLARGQALAAGLRVGLRDAGVPLWLDTPMLDLDQDASGRVTGVVVERDGERATLRARLGVVLTAGGFERNEQMRTQYQRPPIGTEWTVGAKANTGDAIRAGQRAGAAVELMDDAWWGPSVPLSGGPWFCLAERTLPGCIMVNGQGRRFVNEAAPYIDAVHAMYGEGDGPARNMPTWLILDQRYRNRYVFAGLGPRQSFPGRWRKAGAVHTAHSLDSLAEKIGLPPENLRSTVERFNTFAHTGDDTEFRRGDSVYDRYYGDPTVRPNPCLAELRVPPFHAVKIVPGDLGTKGGLVTDVHARVLRQDQSHIPGLYAAGNTSSAVMGHTYAGPGATLGPAMTFAHLAVEHLADAPANPPGTPPSTAATTQNAEP; encoded by the coding sequence ATGACCACACCCGCTCACCCGCAGACGGGCGGCGACCTCGGCGAGACCGCCTTCGACGTCGTGATCGTCGGCAGCGGCGCGGCCGGGATGACCGCAGGGCTGACCGCCGCACGGCACGGCCTGCGTGCGGTCGTCGTGGAGAAGGCCTCCCGGTTCGGCGGCTCGACGGCCCGCTCCGGCGGCGGCGTCTGGATCCCCAACAACGAGGTACTCCGCCGGGACGGCGTCGACGACAGCGCCCAGGACGCCCGCACCTACCTCGCACACATCGTCGGCGACACCGTGGCCGACGACCGTCGGCAGGCCTTCCTCGACCACGGGCCGAGGATGCTCTCGCATGTGCTGCGCGCGAGTCCGCTGCGGCTGCGGTGGGTGCCCGACTACTCCGACTACTACCCCGAAGCACCCGGCGGTCGCGGTGGCGGACGCTCGGTCGAACCCGGCGTCCTCGACGGCCGCGTCCTCGGCGCGCATCTCGGTGAGCTGGAGCGCGACTACGTCCGCTCCCCCCGCAATCTCGTGATCACCCAGGCCGATTTCCGCAAGCTCAACCTCCTGATGCGGCGACCCACGAGCGTTCTGCGTGCGCTCCGCGTCGGGCTCCGGTGGGCGTGGGGAAACATCACCGGCAGACGCCTGCTCGCGCGCGGTCAGGCCCTGGCAGCCGGACTGCGGGTCGGATTACGCGACGCGGGGGTGCCGCTGTGGCTCGACACTCCCATGCTCGACCTCGACCAGGACGCGTCCGGACGCGTCACCGGCGTCGTGGTGGAACGCGACGGTGAACGCGCCACTCTCCGCGCCCGACTCGGCGTGGTCCTCACCGCGGGCGGCTTCGAACGAAACGAGCAGATGCGCACGCAGTACCAGCGACCACCCATCGGTACCGAGTGGACGGTCGGGGCGAAAGCCAACACCGGCGACGCCATTCGGGCCGGTCAACGGGCCGGTGCCGCCGTCGAGCTCATGGACGACGCGTGGTGGGGGCCGTCCGTCCCGCTGTCCGGAGGGCCGTGGTTCTGTCTGGCCGAACGGACTCTGCCGGGCTGCATCATGGTCAACGGGCAAGGGCGGCGGTTCGTCAACGAGGCCGCGCCGTACATCGACGCCGTGCACGCCATGTACGGGGAGGGCGACGGCCCGGCCCGCAACATGCCCACGTGGCTCATTCTCGACCAGCGGTACCGCAATCGATACGTCTTCGCCGGCCTGGGACCCCGACAGTCGTTCCCGGGACGTTGGCGCAAGGCCGGGGCGGTCCACACGGCTCACAGTCTCGACTCGCTCGCGGAGAAGATCGGCCTGCCACCGGAGAACCTTCGCTCCACCGTGGAACGCTTCAACACGTTCGCGCACACCGGGGACGACACGGAGTTCCGTCGCGGTGACAGCGTCTACGATCGCTACTACGGCGACCCGACCGTCCGGCCGAACCCGTGCCTCGCCGAGTTGCGTGTGCCCCCGTTCCATGCCGTGAAAATCGTGCCCGGCGACCTCGGAACGAAGGGCGGTCTGGTCACCGACGTCCACGCCCGCGTGTTGCGGCAGGACCAGAGCCACATTCCCGGGTTGTACGCGGCGGGGAACACCAGCAGCGCCGTCATGGGCCACACCTATGCCGGTCCGGGCGCCACTCTCGGTCCGGCCATGACATTCGCGCACCTCGCCGTCGAGCATCTCGCCGACGCACCCGCGAACCCACCGGGCACGCCGCCGAGCACAGCGGCCACCACCCAGAACGCGGAACCGTGA
- a CDS encoding FAD-binding protein, producing MVSELHADVVVVGFGAAGACAAIEAARAGAEVVLVDRFTGGGATRLSGGVVYAGGGTSVQRAAGVDDSTEAMRAYLAEEVGDAVSAETLTRFCADSPAMIGWLSELGVPFESSLCPYKTSYPSNRHYLYYSGSESAGGFRDAARPAPRGHRVRGRGTSGSVLFEVLERAVEAHGVRVLRQTRVRDLVQNADGTVTGIECDTLLDAPARVRSGHARLSKLAAKPGLYVPKLSRALHARVEKLESRHATPVRLHARRGVVLASGGFVANREMMREHAPDYRGGLPLGTRGDDGTSIRLGQRAGAAVAHLDRVSAWRFITPPSALLGGLLVDEHGHRICDESRYGAALGQAMIERNGGKGWLLVDAELRKRARRQIGSQTVWFQRLQALYLLGRGRVSAPTVRGVAARAGIAPDGLQATVDAATTAARSGAPDETGKPVEFAQPPATGPFSLIDISIKPSQVYPCPMLTLGGLAVDEETGRVSGDDGAPVPGLYAAGRSAVGICSRSYVSGLSLADCVFSGRRSGAHAAADGAGDEGTGRRSRAHK from the coding sequence TTGGTCAGCGAGCTGCATGCCGACGTCGTCGTGGTGGGCTTCGGCGCCGCCGGTGCCTGCGCCGCGATCGAGGCCGCACGCGCCGGCGCCGAGGTCGTGCTCGTCGACCGGTTCACCGGTGGTGGAGCGACCCGCCTGTCGGGCGGCGTCGTCTACGCGGGAGGCGGGACCTCGGTGCAGCGGGCGGCGGGCGTCGACGACTCGACCGAGGCGATGCGTGCCTACCTGGCCGAGGAAGTCGGTGACGCCGTCTCGGCGGAGACGCTCACGCGGTTCTGTGCCGACAGTCCGGCCATGATCGGGTGGCTGAGCGAGTTGGGTGTGCCGTTCGAGTCGAGCCTGTGTCCGTACAAGACGTCGTATCCCAGCAATCGCCACTACCTGTACTACTCCGGGAGTGAATCCGCAGGCGGGTTCCGGGACGCGGCGCGTCCGGCGCCTCGAGGGCATCGAGTGCGCGGCAGGGGCACCTCGGGGTCGGTGCTGTTCGAGGTGCTCGAACGCGCCGTCGAGGCCCACGGCGTGCGGGTGCTCCGCCAGACGCGGGTGCGGGATCTCGTCCAGAACGCGGACGGCACGGTCACCGGGATCGAGTGCGACACGCTGCTCGATGCGCCTGCTCGCGTGCGCAGCGGCCACGCGCGGTTGAGCAAGCTCGCCGCGAAACCCGGCCTTTACGTACCGAAACTGTCCCGGGCACTGCACGCTCGGGTCGAGAAGCTGGAATCACGCCACGCCACACCAGTGCGTCTGCACGCGCGGCGCGGTGTGGTGCTCGCGAGCGGCGGGTTCGTCGCGAACCGCGAGATGATGCGCGAACACGCGCCCGACTACCGCGGTGGACTCCCGCTCGGCACGCGCGGTGACGACGGCACGAGTATCCGGCTCGGACAACGGGCCGGTGCAGCCGTCGCACATCTGGATCGCGTGTCCGCCTGGCGATTCATCACACCGCCCAGCGCGTTGCTCGGTGGCCTGCTCGTCGACGAGCACGGACACCGCATCTGTGACGAGTCCCGATACGGCGCGGCGCTCGGACAGGCGATGATCGAACGCAACGGTGGCAAGGGGTGGCTGCTCGTCGACGCCGAGCTGCGCAAGCGCGCCCGCAGGCAGATCGGTAGTCAGACAGTGTGGTTCCAGCGGCTCCAAGCGCTGTATCTGCTGGGGCGGGGACGCGTGAGCGCGCCTACAGTGCGTGGCGTCGCGGCGCGCGCGGGCATCGCTCCGGACGGCTTGCAGGCCACAGTGGACGCAGCGACCACCGCGGCACGGTCCGGTGCACCGGACGAGACGGGCAAGCCCGTGGAATTCGCGCAGCCGCCGGCTACCGGGCCGTTCTCGCTGATCGACATTTCGATCAAGCCGAGCCAGGTGTATCCGTGTCCGATGCTCACCCTCGGGGGGCTGGCCGTCGACGAGGAAACGGGCCGGGTCAGCGGCGACGACGGCGCGCCCGTTCCGGGGCTGTACGCCGCAGGACGGTCGGCGGTCGGGATCTGCTCCCGGTCCTACGTCAGTGGCTTGTCGTTGGCCGACTGCGTGTTCTCCGGGCGCCGGAGCGGCGCGCACGCTGCGGCCGACGGTGCCGGTGACGAAGGAACGGGCAGGAGGTCTCGTGCTCACAAGTGA